From one Candidatus Thioglobus sp. NP1 genomic stretch:
- a CDS encoding virulence factor, giving the protein MKLTVIKWRDIPTQVMIKKSRREVEKLQLDNRFMEAVDSAAMAAGEVDADAYLTDWNNELIEIPDGDLKEPVAIKAAELESEFSDEILTSYINNGGYKP; this is encoded by the coding sequence ATGAAGTTAACTGTAATTAAATGGCGTGATATCCCTACTCAAGTGATGATTAAAAAAAGCCGTAGAGAAGTTGAAAAACTGCAGCTTGATAATCGCTTTATGGAGGCAGTAGATTCTGCAGCTATGGCAGCAGGTGAAGTTGATGCAGATGCTTATCTAACAGACTGGAATAATGAATTAATTGAAATACCAGATGGCGATCTTAAAGAACCTGTTGCAATAAAAGCGGCAGAATTAGAATCAGAATTTTCCGATGAAATACTGACTAGTTATATTAATAATGGTGGCTACAAACCCTAA
- a CDS encoding M20 aminoacylase family protein: protein MSIIEKKSDLHNNMVTWRHHLHQRPELSFKEEITSDYIASVLQSHDIEIHRGLAVTGIVATIHGNRKGGSIGLRADMDALPIQEKNKFSHKSIHEGKMHACGHDGHSTMLLGAAVYLKEHNDFAGTVYMIFQPAEEGGGGGRVMVEEGIYDKFPCQAVYGMHNWPGMDKGQFAVHDAAVMAANETLKICIVGKGGHAAMPEQCIDPVVIGAQIINAIQSVVSRNVAPLNSAVISITMVDAGFVSNVIPNEMNLTGSLRYFSKDVGDEVKEKIKNIVEGLSQSMGASATFESIPNYPATINTPKHAEICAKAAGMVVGEKNVHRNEPPSMGSEDFSFLLNASEGAYIWIGNGLVPEDSPAGGCMLHNTQYDFNDEILPFGSSYWVQLVQNILK, encoded by the coding sequence ATGTCAATAATTGAAAAAAAATCTGATTTACATAACAATATGGTCACTTGGAGACATCATCTCCATCAGCGACCTGAGCTTAGTTTTAAAGAAGAGATAACTAGTGATTATATTGCTTCAGTTTTGCAATCCCATGATATTGAAATACATCGAGGACTTGCTGTAACAGGAATTGTTGCTACTATTCATGGTAATAGAAAGGGTGGGTCGATTGGACTTCGTGCTGATATGGATGCACTTCCAATACAGGAAAAAAATAAATTTAGCCATAAGTCAATCCATGAGGGAAAGATGCATGCATGTGGTCATGATGGGCACTCAACAATGCTTCTTGGTGCGGCAGTTTACCTCAAGGAGCACAATGATTTTGCTGGAACCGTCTATATGATCTTTCAACCTGCTGAAGAAGGTGGGGGTGGAGGGCGAGTAATGGTTGAAGAAGGAATATATGATAAGTTTCCATGTCAAGCAGTTTATGGAATGCATAATTGGCCTGGGATGGATAAGGGACAGTTTGCAGTTCATGATGCAGCTGTTATGGCTGCAAATGAAACACTTAAAATTTGTATTGTAGGTAAAGGTGGCCATGCAGCCATGCCTGAACAATGTATTGATCCTGTTGTCATTGGAGCGCAAATTATTAATGCCATTCAAAGTGTTGTCTCTAGAAACGTTGCACCACTTAATTCAGCAGTTATTAGTATAACTATGGTTGATGCTGGCTTTGTATCAAACGTCATTCCTAATGAAATGAATCTTACTGGCTCACTTAGGTATTTTTCAAAAGATGTTGGGGATGAAGTAAAAGAAAAAATAAAGAATATTGTCGAAGGTTTGAGCCAATCAATGGGGGCTTCAGCAACATTTGAGTCTATACCAAATTATCCTGCAACTATTAATACACCAAAACATGCTGAAATCTGTGCCAAGGCTGCTGGAATGGTGGTTGGAGAAAAAAATGTTCATAGAAATGAACCACCTAGTATGGGTTCAGAAGACTTTTCATTCTTATTAAATGCATCAGAAGGAGCTTATATATGGATTGGTAATGGACTGGTTCCTGAAGATAGTCCTGCTGGAGGATGCATGTTACATAACACTCAATACGACTTTAATGATGAAATTCTACCTTTTGGAAGTAGTTACTGGGTTCAATTGGTTCAAAATATCCTGAAATAA
- a CDS encoding rhodanese-like domain-containing protein gives MIKTAGELIATAQLEINCVDANAAKLLYDGSENSVIIDVREVKNYEESSLNDSINISRGLLEMKISKQCPNSDILILTHCGGGGRASLAALTLIKMGYSNVYAITATFDEIKEIFD, from the coding sequence ATGATTAAAACTGCTGGTGAACTTATAGCAACTGCTCAATTGGAAATAAATTGTGTTGATGCTAACGCTGCAAAGCTTCTTTATGATGGTTCTGAAAATTCTGTAATTATCGATGTTCGAGAAGTGAAAAATTATGAGGAATCTAGTCTAAATGATTCAATAAATATTTCTAGGGGCCTATTAGAGATGAAAATTTCCAAACAATGTCCTAATTCAGATATTTTGATCTTAACTCACTGTGGTGGTGGAGGTCGTGCCTCGCTTGCAGCATTAACGCTTATAAAAATGGGTTATTCCAATGTGTATGCTATAACTGCAACATTTGATGAAATTAAAGAAATATTTGATTAA
- a CDS encoding valine--pyruvate transaminase: protein MASRNFSKFGKRFSRKNGITQLMSDLGNAKHSNNPNTIMLGGGNPAIISAANDKFISELEKLISSSSINQMIGFYDGPQGSEEFIAELVMMFNNHYGWGLDEKNIVITNGSQSSFFSLFNLYGGEMEDGTHKKILLPIVPEYIGYADQGISEEMFVSIKPEICMLNDKQFKYKIDFEELINVMSSDDIGAICISRPTNPTGNVISDDELNQLDLISKEYGVPLIIDNAYGQPFPGAVYTKATLKWNTNMILCMSLSKLGLPGLRTGIIIAEHETVEALSRISGIMVLAPSSVGPSLLTRMIRDNELLQLCDDVIRPYYKEKALTAVKLFESVFKDVDGYLHKLEGAFFMWLWFPNLSITSEQLYNNLKADDVFIVPGQDFFIGIDDDWDHKHQCIRINYAKDELVLKKGLEVIYNHVKSSQK, encoded by the coding sequence ATGGCTTCAAGAAATTTCTCAAAGTTTGGTAAAAGATTTTCTAGAAAAAATGGTATTACTCAGTTAATGTCTGATCTTGGAAATGCTAAACATAGTAATAATCCAAATACCATTATGCTAGGTGGCGGTAATCCTGCAATTATTTCAGCTGCAAACGATAAATTTATTTCTGAACTTGAAAAACTCATTTCAAGCTCTAGTATTAATCAAATGATTGGCTTCTATGATGGTCCTCAAGGTAGTGAAGAGTTTATAGCTGAGCTAGTAATGATGTTTAATAATCATTATGGTTGGGGCTTAGATGAAAAAAATATTGTTATCACCAATGGCTCTCAAAGTAGTTTTTTTAGTCTCTTCAATTTATATGGAGGAGAAATGGAGGATGGAACTCATAAAAAAATTCTATTACCGATTGTTCCAGAATACATAGGTTATGCTGATCAAGGAATTTCTGAAGAAATGTTTGTCTCAATTAAGCCTGAAATCTGTATGCTTAATGATAAGCAATTTAAATATAAAATTGATTTTGAGGAATTGATTAATGTTATGAGTTCTGATGATATTGGTGCAATCTGCATTTCACGTCCTACTAATCCAACTGGAAATGTTATTTCAGACGATGAGCTTAATCAATTAGATTTAATTTCAAAAGAGTATGGAGTTCCATTAATCATTGATAATGCATATGGACAACCTTTTCCAGGAGCCGTTTATACTAAAGCAACATTGAAGTGGAATACTAATATGATTTTATGTATGTCTCTTTCAAAACTTGGTCTTCCAGGCTTAAGAACTGGAATAATTATCGCTGAACACGAAACCGTCGAGGCTCTCAGTAGAATAAGTGGAATCATGGTGCTGGCCCCAAGCAGTGTTGGGCCAAGTTTATTGACAAGAATGATAAGGGATAATGAGCTATTGCAACTTTGTGATGACGTTATAAGGCCTTACTATAAAGAAAAAGCATTAACTGCAGTTAAGCTTTTTGAAAGTGTTTTTAAAGATGTCGATGGCTACCTTCACAAGCTTGAGGGAGCTTTTTTTATGTGGCTTTGGTTTCCAAATTTATCAATAACATCAGAACAGCTTTACAATAATCTAAAGGCTGATGATGTTTTTATAGTTCCTGGTCAAGATTTTTTTATTGGTATTGATGATGATTGGGATCATAAGCATCAATGCATTAGAATAAACTATGCGAAAGATGAATTGGTTCTTAAAAAGGGACTTGAGGTTATTTATAATCATGTTAAATCGTCTCAAAAATAA
- a CDS encoding FAD-dependent oxidoreductase, translating into MKSKAQVVVIGGGVVGAGTLYHLAEKGWTDVVLLERKDLTSGSTWHAAGLLPLFNMSYSVGKLHQYSVDFYHKLQEETGMNVGFSVVSNIRLANCQDRMDEYKYYAGVGSTVGVNVKFLTPEQIKEIWPLCNTEGLLGAIQHPDDGYIQPADLTQALCKGARNRGAEIYENTTVNALEQQSDSTWVVKTDKGDIACEHIVSCTGSFARKTGEMVGLDVPVIPVEHQFLVTEPHPDILERKKQGLPEMAVLRESDAAYYLREEAGGMILGIYEKGAPACYVDGPSDDCKYELFNGELDRLMPHIDACINRVPAFGEVGIKEIYNGAIAYTPDGNPIVGPAPGLKNFWLNEGHSFGITAAGGAGWQLAEWIVDGEPTVDMMGVDPRRFGPYATRGYLKEKNEEAYANVFTTHYPDEERSAARPLKTAPCYDRMKALGAVFGSVYGWERPNWFMPSADYSLTAEDLNQADPAKVILNKNHSKALDDGRIVEKNSFRRSNYFEHVGNECKHVNEKVGLLDMSAFAKCVVNGSGAEAWLESIFANKMPQAIGRISLVHMLALNGGVRAEFTVYKTGSQSYYLVSAGAFETHDHDYLFKLAPKDGTVHVQRVTTNTGVLVLAGPKSRDVLQKLTDTNLSNANFKWLTGKKINVGFASAQALRVNFVGELGWELHHPIEMQNYIFDEVMKAGAEFDIKPFGIRAMDSMRLEKSYRLIPREMSIEYSAYESGLDRFVRLDKEVDFIGKTALAKWQDKGASNGFVTLEVQGVTDADARGSEAIYKDDEVVGRATSGGFGWRCNKSLALGLVKLELATIGTELEIEILGEKHKAIVIEESPFDPANECLRA; encoded by the coding sequence ATGAAAAGTAAAGCACAAGTTGTGGTTATTGGAGGTGGTGTTGTTGGTGCTGGAACACTCTATCATTTGGCTGAAAAAGGCTGGACAGATGTGGTTCTTTTGGAGCGCAAAGATTTAACTTCTGGCTCTACATGGCATGCAGCTGGATTATTACCACTCTTTAATATGAGTTACTCTGTTGGTAAATTGCATCAATATTCTGTGGATTTTTATCATAAACTTCAAGAAGAAACTGGAATGAATGTTGGCTTTAGCGTGGTCTCCAATATACGTTTAGCTAATTGCCAAGATCGAATGGATGAATATAAATATTATGCTGGAGTTGGAAGTACTGTTGGTGTAAATGTTAAATTCTTAACACCAGAGCAAATTAAAGAAATCTGGCCATTATGTAATACTGAGGGACTACTTGGAGCTATTCAACATCCTGATGATGGTTATATTCAACCAGCTGACTTAACTCAAGCACTATGCAAGGGCGCTAGAAATCGAGGTGCTGAGATATATGAAAATACAACAGTAAATGCTCTAGAGCAACAATCTGATAGCACTTGGGTTGTTAAGACTGATAAGGGCGATATCGCATGTGAACATATCGTTTCATGTACTGGAAGCTTTGCAAGAAAGACTGGCGAAATGGTCGGTCTTGATGTACCGGTTATTCCTGTAGAGCATCAATTTCTTGTTACAGAGCCTCATCCAGATATTTTAGAAAGAAAAAAGCAAGGTCTTCCAGAAATGGCAGTATTGCGTGAATCGGATGCAGCATATTATTTGCGTGAAGAGGCAGGTGGAATGATTCTAGGTATCTATGAAAAAGGAGCACCTGCTTGTTATGTTGATGGTCCAAGCGATGATTGTAAATATGAACTCTTTAATGGTGAGCTTGATCGCTTAATGCCTCACATTGATGCATGTATTAATCGTGTACCTGCTTTTGGAGAAGTTGGAATTAAAGAAATTTATAATGGTGCAATTGCTTATACCCCAGACGGAAATCCGATTGTTGGGCCAGCTCCTGGTTTGAAAAATTTTTGGTTAAATGAAGGCCATAGCTTTGGAATAACTGCTGCAGGAGGCGCAGGTTGGCAGCTAGCTGAGTGGATTGTTGATGGTGAGCCGACAGTAGATATGATGGGTGTTGATCCCCGTCGTTTTGGACCATATGCTACTAGAGGGTATCTAAAAGAAAAAAATGAAGAGGCTTATGCAAATGTTTTTACAACGCATTACCCTGATGAGGAGCGAAGTGCAGCAAGACCTTTAAAGACAGCACCTTGTTATGATCGCATGAAGGCATTGGGAGCAGTTTTTGGATCAGTCTATGGGTGGGAGCGTCCTAATTGGTTTATGCCAAGTGCTGACTATTCACTTACTGCTGAAGACTTAAATCAAGCTGATCCTGCCAAAGTTATTCTTAATAAAAATCATTCCAAAGCTTTAGATGACGGTCGTATTGTTGAAAAAAATTCTTTTCGTCGTTCAAACTATTTTGAGCATGTTGGAAATGAATGTAAGCATGTCAATGAAAAAGTTGGACTTTTAGATATGTCTGCGTTTGCAAAATGTGTGGTTAATGGTTCTGGAGCTGAGGCATGGTTAGAATCGATATTCGCAAATAAAATGCCACAAGCTATTGGCCGCATTAGTTTAGTTCATATGCTTGCCCTAAATGGTGGAGTGCGTGCAGAATTCACCGTCTATAAAACTGGATCTCAAAGTTATTATTTAGTATCTGCTGGAGCATTTGAAACTCATGACCATGATTATTTATTTAAGTTAGCACCAAAAGATGGAACTGTCCATGTTCAAAGAGTTACAACAAATACTGGTGTATTAGTTTTGGCGGGACCAAAATCTCGTGATGTACTCCAAAAACTAACAGATACCAATTTATCGAATGCAAACTTTAAATGGCTTACTGGTAAGAAGATTAATGTTGGTTTTGCAAGTGCTCAAGCACTCAGAGTAAACTTTGTTGGAGAATTAGGTTGGGAGTTGCATCATCCAATTGAAATGCAGAACTATATTTTTGATGAAGTAATGAAGGCTGGAGCAGAGTTTGATATAAAGCCTTTTGGGATTCGTGCTATGGATAGTATGCGTCTTGAAAAGTCTTACCGCCTAATTCCTAGAGAGATGTCAATTGAGTATTCGGCATATGAATCTGGGCTTGATCGTTTTGTAAGGTTAGATAAAGAAGTTGACTTTATAGGAAAAACTGCATTAGCAAAATGGCAAGATAAAGGCGCTTCAAATGGTTTTGTAACTTTAGAGGTTCAAGGAGTTACTGATGCTGATGCAAGAGGTTCTGAGGCAATTTATAAAGATGATGAAGTTGTTGGAAGAGCAACCTCTGGTGGATTTGGTTGGAGATGTAATAAATCACTCGCACTTGGCCTAGTTAAGCTTGAGCTTGCTACTATTGGAACAGAACTTGAAATTGAGATTCTGGGTGAAAAGCATAAAGCGATAGTTATTGAAGAGTCTCCTTTTGATCCAGCTAATGAATGCTTGAGAGCATAA
- a CDS encoding dimethylarginine dimethylaminohydrolase family protein, whose protein sequence is MFTKAIVRIPGKSLIHGLSDSKSLGLPNYDEAITQHKLYIEALKLCGLEVTVLEPCEEYPDSTFIEDVALITPHCAIITRPGAPTRRAEITKIDSVLRNEFLNVEVIEAPGTIEAGDVMMVGSHFYIGLSDRTNRSGAEQTIGILKKYGMTGSTVTLNEVLHLKTGLSYLENNKLVICGEFINDPIFKDYDFIEIPKEESYAANCIWVNERVIIPSGYPISNERISGSGFNVIEVDVSEFKKLDGGLSCLSLRY, encoded by the coding sequence ATGTTTACTAAGGCAATAGTTAGAATTCCTGGAAAGAGTCTAATTCATGGTTTAAGTGACTCAAAGAGTCTAGGTTTACCAAACTATGATGAGGCTATCACTCAGCATAAATTATATATTGAAGCTTTGAAACTATGCGGCCTTGAAGTTACAGTGCTGGAGCCATGTGAAGAGTACCCTGATTCAACTTTTATAGAGGATGTTGCTCTTATAACTCCTCATTGTGCAATTATTACGCGCCCAGGAGCCCCAACTAGAAGAGCTGAGATTACTAAGATAGATTCAGTTTTAAGAAATGAATTTTTAAATGTTGAAGTTATAGAGGCGCCAGGAACTATTGAGGCTGGTGATGTAATGATGGTTGGTAGTCATTTTTATATAGGACTTTCTGATAGAACAAATCGCAGTGGTGCTGAACAGACTATTGGTATTCTTAAGAAATATGGTATGACAGGATCAACAGTTACATTAAATGAGGTGCTTCATCTTAAAACAGGATTGTCTTATCTAGAAAATAATAAGTTAGTGATTTGTGGTGAGTTTATAAATGACCCTATATTTAAAGACTATGATTTTATTGAAATACCGAAAGAAGAAAGCTATGCAGCTAATTGCATTTGGGTAAATGAAAGGGTAATTATTCCATCCGGATACCCAATATCAAATGAAAGGATTTCTGGATCAGGATTCAATGTAATAGAAGTCGATGTTTCAGAATTTAAGAAACTTGATGGTGGCTTAAGCTGTTTATCTTTAAGATACTAG
- the purH gene encoding bifunctional phosphoribosylaminoimidazolecarboxamide formyltransferase/IMP cyclohydrolase translates to MSIKRALISVSDKTGITQFAQSLVSLNIELLSTGGTAKHLKEQGIPVIEVSDFTGFPEIMAGRVKTLNPLIHGGILARRGVDEGVMIENDIKPIDLVVVNLYPFQDTVSRPECNFEDAIENIDIGGPAMLRSSAKNHNSVTVIVDSSDFQLVLNELNASGNTSLKTRKKLALKTFEHTAQYDGAIANYLGEEEDGFSNTLNFQFKKSQALRYGENPHQRAAFYTDSNLEEVSIANSKQIQGKPLSYNNLADADAALQCVCDFDEPSCVIIKHANPCGVASRKDILSAYQSAYQTDPTSAFGGIIAFNRELDKVTAEVIINQQFVEVIIAPKINIATLKILAKKENIRVLECGELGRPKTTFDFKKLSGGLLVQDNDIELINVDNLKCVTTIKPSDSEMNDLIFAWKVAKSVKSNAIVYVKNQMTIGIGAGQMSRIYSAKIAGIKAADENLEVEGSVMASDAFFPFRDGIDAAAKAGISSIIHPGGSMRDDEVIAAANEHGISMIFTGIRHFKH, encoded by the coding sequence TATTCCAGTTATAGAGGTATCTGACTTTACAGGTTTCCCTGAAATAATGGCAGGACGAGTTAAGACTCTTAATCCACTAATACATGGTGGAATCCTGGCTAGAAGGGGGGTTGATGAGGGGGTCATGATCGAGAATGACATCAAACCAATTGACCTTGTTGTAGTTAATTTATACCCATTCCAAGATACCGTTTCTAGACCTGAATGTAACTTTGAAGATGCAATAGAAAATATTGATATTGGAGGCCCTGCGATGCTACGATCAAGTGCTAAAAATCATAATTCAGTAACTGTTATTGTCGATAGCTCAGACTTTCAATTAGTTCTAAATGAATTAAACGCTTCTGGAAACACTTCTTTAAAGACTAGAAAAAAATTAGCTTTAAAAACCTTTGAGCATACTGCCCAGTATGATGGAGCAATTGCCAACTACTTAGGTGAAGAAGAAGATGGTTTTTCTAATACTTTAAATTTTCAGTTTAAAAAATCACAAGCTCTGCGTTATGGGGAAAACCCTCATCAAAGGGCTGCTTTTTATACAGATAGTAATCTTGAAGAAGTATCTATTGCTAACAGTAAACAAATTCAAGGTAAGCCTCTTTCTTATAACAATCTTGCAGATGCTGATGCAGCTTTACAATGCGTATGTGATTTTGATGAACCTAGTTGTGTAATTATTAAGCATGCCAATCCTTGTGGTGTTGCTTCTAGAAAGGATATTCTTAGTGCCTATCAAAGTGCTTATCAGACTGATCCAACATCAGCCTTTGGAGGTATCATCGCGTTCAATCGAGAACTTGATAAAGTGACAGCTGAAGTTATTATTAATCAACAATTTGTAGAAGTGATTATTGCCCCAAAAATTAATATTGCTACTCTCAAAATCTTAGCTAAAAAAGAAAATATTCGAGTTCTTGAGTGTGGCGAATTAGGTAGACCAAAAACTACTTTTGATTTTAAGAAATTATCTGGAGGGCTTCTTGTCCAAGATAATGATATAGAACTAATTAATGTTGATAATTTAAAGTGTGTAACTACAATTAAACCAAGTGACTCAGAGATGAATGATTTGATATTTGCTTGGAAGGTTGCTAAATCAGTTAAATCTAATGCTATTGTCTATGTCAAAAACCAAATGACAATTGGCATTGGTGCAGGTCAGATGTCCCGCATTTATTCTGCTAAGATAGCTGGTATTAAAGCGGCTGATGAAAACCTTGAGGTTGAAGGTTCTGTTATGGCATCTGATGCTTTCTTTCCTTTCCGTGATGGTATTGATGCTGCTGCTAAAGCTGGTATTTCGTCTATTATTCATCCTGGAGGCTCAATGCGTGACGATGAAGTTATTGCAGCAGCCAATGAACATGGAATTTCAATGATTTTTACTGGAATTCGTCACTTTAAACACTAA